One Pectobacterium colocasium DNA segment encodes these proteins:
- a CDS encoding sugar kinase, with product MTTTNIAVIGECMIELSQKGTDLNRGFGGDTLNTAVYIARQVNADKLGVHYVTALGTDSFSTEMVAAWQKEGVKTDLIQRLDNKLPGLYFIETDASGERTFYYWRNDAAARYWLDSPEAEKIGQSLAHFDYLYLSGISLAILNADSRQRLLALLRACRANGGKVIFDNNYRPRLWQSKEETQQAYTDILSCTDIAFLTLDDEDMLWGAKPLEAVLERTHNLGVSEVVIKRGADSCIVSERGQALVDVPAIKLPKEKVVDTTAAGDSFSAGYLSVRLNGGSTQEAAQRGHLTASTVIQYRGAIIPLEAMPA from the coding sequence ATGACAACTACTAACATTGCCGTAATCGGCGAATGCATGATCGAACTGTCGCAGAAGGGCACGGATCTTAACCGTGGATTTGGCGGCGATACGCTGAACACTGCCGTTTACATTGCCCGTCAGGTAAACGCCGATAAACTGGGCGTGCATTACGTGACCGCACTCGGCACCGATAGCTTCAGTACCGAGATGGTTGCCGCCTGGCAAAAAGAAGGGGTGAAAACCGACCTGATTCAGCGACTGGACAACAAGCTGCCCGGTTTATATTTCATTGAAACCGACGCGAGCGGCGAGCGTACATTCTACTATTGGCGTAATGACGCCGCTGCCCGCTACTGGCTGGACAGCCCGGAAGCAGAAAAAATCGGTCAGTCGCTGGCACACTTTGACTATCTCTACCTGAGCGGCATCAGTCTGGCGATTCTGAACGCCGACAGCCGTCAGCGTCTCCTCGCCCTGCTGCGCGCCTGCCGCGCCAACGGCGGTAAAGTGATTTTTGATAACAACTACCGTCCACGTCTGTGGCAGAGCAAGGAAGAGACGCAACAGGCCTACACCGACATCCTGTCCTGCACAGATATTGCCTTCCTGACGCTGGATGACGAAGACATGCTGTGGGGCGCGAAGCCACTGGAAGCAGTATTGGAACGGACGCACAATCTGGGCGTTAGCGAAGTGGTAATCAAACGCGGTGCCGATTCCTGCATCGTGTCAGAACGTGGACAAGCGCTGGTTGATGTCCCGGCGATCAAATTGCCCAAAGAGAAAGTGGTCGATACCACCGCAGCGGGCGACTCTTTCAGTGCAGGTTACCTGTCAGTGCGCCTGAATGGCGGCAGCACGCAGGAAGCGGCGCAGCGCGGCCACCTGACAGCCAGCACGGTCATTCAATACCGTGGGGCGATTATCCCGCTTGAGGCAATGCCTGCGTAA